From a region of the Arachis ipaensis cultivar K30076 chromosome B09, Araip1.1, whole genome shotgun sequence genome:
- the LOC107616384 gene encoding uncharacterized protein LOC107616384 yields MDSNLQCTVGEDDSGGLSEEEYFRITSSSGDDEDDSYENDSETAETGDETHRNGVGPGQETCVGDAPSFRSTEDFLDKVFSTEEEAYAAYKQFARLRGSGVRKGDVARMNGVLVRQDFFVTVKVWKVRRIDDNHNHPLATTVFTHLIPSHRNLSESDKAQVDSLKKFGIATSKIMAYMAGQSGGYGMLQFTKRDLYNYVHSQ; encoded by the exons ATGGATTCGAACTTGCAGTGCACCGTTGGAGAGGATGATTCGGGCGGGCTTAGTGAGGAGGAGTATTTTCGTATCACTTCTTCGAGTGGGGATGACGAGGATGACTCCTACGAGAATGACTCCGAGACGGCTGAAACGGGTGACGAAACCCACAGGAACGGGGTTGGCCCAGGCCAGGAGACATGTGTGGGTGATGCTCCCAGTTTTAGGTCCACAGAGGATTTCTTGGACAAAGTGTTTAGTACTGAGGAAGAGGCTTATGCGGCATACAAACAGTTTGCCAGGCTCAGGGGGTCTGGTGTAAGGAAGGGTGATGTGGCTCGAATGAACGGTGTTTTGGTAAGACAAGACTTTTTTGTCACCGTCAAG GTATGGAAAGTCCGGAGGATAGACGACAACCATAACCACCCTCTTGCTACAACCGTGTTTACTCATCTTATTCCCAGTCATCGGAATCTGAGTGAAAGTGATAAGGCTCAAGTTGATAGTCTAAAAAAGTTTGGGATTGCGACCTCGAAGATTATGGCGTACATGGCCGGGCAGTCAGGGGGGTACGGGATGCTTCAGTTTACGAAGAGGGATCTGTATAATTACGTTCACAGCCAATGA
- the LOC110266285 gene encoding uncharacterized protein LOC110266285, whose amino-acid sequence MLSSYLFLNQTLHLESLTIGPKWLSKTTAERPRFSSYPFEELVVPQQHRLSMDCGVWVLQWIIRGALWAIHSVTTVNDQTRMRIAVDFVLRSHNAKIIDVVEKAMTFWRKKVTSSQRGRKR is encoded by the exons ATGCTTTCCTCCTACTTGTTTCTTAATCAGACATTGCATCTGGAATCGTTAACAATTGGACCCAAGTGGCTATCCAAGACCACTGCTGAAAGACCACGCTTCTCGTCTTACCCTTTCGAGGAGCTTGTGGTGCCTCAGCAACATCGGCTATC gATGGACTGCGGTGTATGGGTCTTGCAATGGATTATTAGGGGAGCTCTATGGGCTATACACAGTGTGACG ACAGTAAACGATCAAACTAGGATGCGAATAGCCGTTGACTTTGTATTGAGATCACACAATGCAAAGATAATCGATGTCGTGGAAAAGGCCATGACTTTCTGGAGAAAGAAGGTTACGTCTTCGCAACGTGGACGGAAGCGATAG
- the LOC110266284 gene encoding uncharacterized protein LOC110266284, whose amino-acid sequence MDHMPFRSKRSKRAPRNRRSARDKTQPKIPHNLVDLTGEREWQSRRPHHPRSKLPRRSNCLQKHYNYLTLVCSDGVVHESALLCMNADKIPKAFNLAFVPTRSMDLTGVELAVNSKDHPKSEILADVDHCVADRTSLLTLGPN is encoded by the exons ATGGATCATATGCCTTTCAGATCCAAGAGGTCTAAGAGAGCCCCTCGCAATCGGCGATCCGCCCGAGACAAGACGCAGCCGAAAATACCCCATAACTTG GTTGATCTAACCGGCGAACGAGAATGGCAGAGTCGACGTCCTCATCATCCACGTAGCAAGTTGCCGCGGCGCTCTAACTGCCTACAGAAGCACTACAATTACCTCACCCTGGTTTGTAGCGACGGAGTTGTGCACGAGTCGGCTCTTTTATGCATGAATGCGGACAAGATCCCCAAG GCTTTCAACCTAGCCTTCGTACCAACACGGAGCATGGACCTCACAGGGGTTGAGCTTGCTGTTAATAGCAAGGATCATCCGAAGAG TGAAATTCTGGCTGACGTTGATCACTGTGTTGCGGATAGAACATCATTATTAACGCTTGGCCCAAATTAA